A genomic region of Vitis vinifera cultivar Pinot Noir 40024 chromosome 7, ASM3070453v1 contains the following coding sequences:
- the LOC100855225 gene encoding auxin-induced in root cultures protein 12, with protein sequence MATLVPVGIIFTIILMISPAYTLNCTTQKFSSNRVFQNCSDLPVLSSILHWTYNSSNSTLSVAFTAPPAAADGWVSWAINPNGAYMAGAQSLIAFRQGGSLVVKPFVLNNYSSIVQTNLSYPVSGTSAEVVDGKMTLFAIFQLPEKMTKFYHIWQVGAAVASGVPRKHEFEPANLNAKGTLDLIAGLGGSGGAPGNAPSGSPSSPPSGTPGSPSPSIAPGGSHGGDSGIRQSNMIFYLFLVLGSFIVLCF encoded by the coding sequence ATGGCGACGCTTGTGCCAGTCGGAATTATTTTTACGATCATTTTGATGATTTCACCCGCTTACACTCTCAACTGCACTACTCAGAAGTTTAGTAGCAACAGGGTGTTTCAAAACTGCAGCGATCTTCCAGTGCTCAGTTCCATTCTGCATTGGACCTACAATTCCTCCAATTCTACGCTTTCCGTTGCATTTACGGCACCGCCGGCAGCCGCGGACGGCTGGGTCTCCTGGGCTATAAACCCAAACGGCGCCTACATGGCCGGCGCTCAGTCGCTGATCGCCTTCAGACAAGGCGGCTCCCTGGTGGTCAAGCCCTTTGTGCTGAACAACTACTCTTCCATTGTGCAAACCAACCTCTCCTACCCCGTCTCCGGCACGAGCGCAGAAGTGGTGGACGGGAAGATGACCTTGTTCGCGATCTTCCAATTACCGGAGAAGATGACCAAATTTTACCACATATGGCAGGTGGGGGCTGCGGTGGCGTCCGGCGTCCCGCGGAAGCATGAATTCGAACCAGCGAATTTGAATGCTAAAGGAACCTTGGATTTGATTGCGGGATTGGGTGGATCCGGTGGTGCTCCCGGCAATGCTCCTAGCGGTTCTCCTAGCAGTCCTCCAAGTGGTACTCCCGGCAGTCCTTCTCCAAGCATTGCACCGGGGGGTTCTCACGGCGGCGATTCAGGAATCAGACAGAGCaacatgattttctatttgttcCTGGTCCTTGGAAGCTTCATTGTTCTCTGCTTTTAG